The Misgurnus anguillicaudatus chromosome 23, ASM2758022v2, whole genome shotgun sequence sequence AATAACTACTGCACGGTTCACATGGCTTTgctctaaaataaaaataaaaatcatattttaaattcatttcACATTAATGTCTTCATAAACAGACCCTGGACAATAGAAATACATGCAATTATATGTTTGAATGGACAATaaccaataaaatatttttacataaagaataaagaatattttaatataaatgtacATGTTTTTAATTACTAGGCCCTTAATAATACACAATGCATACAAAACTCCCCCTGAAAATTCACTGCAACTAAACCAAAGTTTGGGTTGTTTAGTAAATAGACATTGAATGACTTGCATACCTGGACACGGCTGACAGAGATGAGTGATGTTAAGATGTCGAGTTTGATTTCTGATAGGATTTTTCACCACAcagctgtatgtgtttgtatcctgATAATCAACCTCCAGAGATAgagagagtctgatgttgagatcagacacactgatgctggacaataaactgtttcctttgtaccaggacagactcacatctctcacattcaacactgaacacaacaacacatattttgagactgatgatgacgatgatgaAGAACAGTTTGAAGAGTTACTGCTGATGACAGGAATGGACAAAGGAGCtgtaaaagattaaaataatgtacAGTTTCTTCACTAAAACAAATTTGCTAATCTCATAATCTAACCGTTTCAAAATAAATTGTGTTAAATAAGCCATTTTTTAATGTATGAAACATGTGAACCTGCATAAGCTGACAGTTTATGAGAATTATATTGGCTATTATAAACTCACCATAGACATTAACATTGAATCTCTTGTCTGAATTTCCTCTGTCACTTCGAATTTGTAGCTTATAAAGTCCAGAGTGCTCATTTCTGATGTTTCTGATAGTGACCGATCCAGTTTGATTGTCTAGTAATAGTCTCTGATTTTCAAATATCTTATTACTATGAAACATATCAATGCTTTGCTTATACAATTCAGCTATACGAATCTCTTTAGGTCCAAACATCCACACTATGTAATCACGTTGCTGTATTTCAGTAAAATtagtgtgtagagtaacagaatctccctcagtcactgacactgacttcacttcatctcCATCAACACCAAACACACCTAAAAAGCAAACAATAAGTTACCCTGAGGTTacgattttttaataaaataagatGTAACAAACGAGGTTTATAAGACGACAACTAAGATATTTTAATTTAGTGCTTTAGGAAATCAACAATATAAAGATCGTCGAGTCTTTTATTAGCCTATTCCTCATaaattttaaacagtaaaacTTTTTACATTCgtcaaaattaaatgtaaagtaatACAAGACTAACACTTGACTGAAAGGACAAAACTGtcaatttcataaaaaaacataaattaatcaAGGACAAAAGACGACACGAACTGACTTAccgtttatgaaaaaaattaaaaaatataataaagatattttgtaaataatatTCCTCAACATTTTGACCAAAATAGAAATACTCCAAAAAAATAGGGAGATTTgaatatatttgtgtttttaatgaaTAAAAGACACAAAAGATCCTGGTGTaattaataacacatttaagCGATTAATTTTAACTAGAAACAACAGCAAGAACTCAACTAATCGACATCTAAAAACTGTTTTCAATATGCCGGACGAAGCTTGAATTAGCGCAGCACATGATTTAAATACTGAAGGTCCCGCCCTTCAAAAAGAGTGTAGgagtgtattttgtgtattttacgtaaaaacataaataaaacataaaatcatATATTGGGCTATATATGTAGGCCTATTTACAGATACATTTTAATTAGCATAAATTATATTGACAAGCCTGCTACAACTCTCTACAGTTACAATTTTATTATAAGTGaacaaatgcaatttttttcttCTGATTTGTTTCTcttatatatttctatattaatTGAACAATGTGATCTCCTTATATTGGTTTTTTTGCTTGCATAGATGTTTACCTGTAAACTTACTTTAAACTTTATTTAGCTATATGAAGTATAAagattatataatataaaggtCAGACGACTGGAATGTTACACCTCCACCTGCACGTATCTTCACAGGTTGTACACCCACTATTTGTTACAGAACCTAAAGTTTCCTGACctacataaacacaaacaatcaatcaaacaaacaaacaaacaaacaaacaaacaaacaaacaaacaaacaaacaaacaaacaagcaaacagAAATGACATCACACCAATTAGTGAGGTTCAACTATCACGTGTCTACATCGCATTGAACAGTTTGCTTAATTTATTATCTTGTTAATTCCatcaatatatatttatatagagATTATTTTGTGCTGTGCAGTGCTGTCCTCAGATCAGTTTCATTTGTACAGTCTAACCATAAATGTGGTTTTTACTGATGTTGCCTGATGCCCTTTCCTCTTATTTTTCTCTGCAATGCAAACTGAAGCCCACGATTTGTCTTAACCATAAGAGATCATTGTGGTCTCTTTGAAATGCAAGCAAATAAAAAAGATGCACGAGAACGATGTGGAAAGTGTTTTAGTGCTTGCCTTGATGTTGGTATTAGTTGGTCAAACGaactaaaataaacaaaacagttCCTGTTATTAGATACAGAAACCTACGTTATtccaagaaaaagtaaaaaatgatAGCATAAAAAAGTAATAACCATAAACTTAAACCGGTCATGGTGTCAAAAGTGACCACTTCCTGTTGAGATGCAAATCTTCTGCAGCACCTCAAACAGAAACCAAATGCAGTCTGCTTACTGTACATGATCCTTTATGTGTAAATTCTCATGGAAAGTTTATTAGAGATTGATGTTTCTATTTATGTGATAaatcatacaaacaaacaaacaaaaaacaaaacagttgTTGATGTTATATtatgtatgtacagtacatCCAATTAGTTCAAATTGACTAGTATAaattttatcagtatatgtgcTTCCTGTATTTGTGACAGAAGTAACTCTTTCCTGATACAAAAGCATCAGACTCTATCTACCTCTGGAGGTCTAACATCAGGATACAGCTATATAGACACTGAAATGTGTGATACTCTCATTGATTTATGGTCTTGTGGGCGTGGCTGCTGTATGTCCATTCATTTATTACGTCAGATCTTAAAGAAGCATTAAAAACCACATTGATGTCTTTTTCTCATATATACACTAGGTGGTGGTGATGGCTAACTTTTCTACTTTGTTTACAAGAGTGCCATCTGGTGGTGATAAAGATCCAACTTTACAAAGCAGTTTTATGATGAAGTTGCGTTTGAGCCAATAAAAGTCCTTTTTTGGCGTTTAGTAAAATACTgatataaatgaatattttcagATTATTATAAACACATCTGTATAGAGTCATAAGTGcagtgtatattttattttgctttgtAAATATGGGATTGATGTAAATAACTTGTGTAATATTGTGAATAAAGTTCAAGAATGACCCATAACACACTTGTGTCTCAGAGATGAAAAGAAAGTTGTGGCTACCAGAGACAGAAGATGTAAAGCGCTTTGTTAAAACAATAGCAAATAAAGTAAAAGTCACTTGTATAGTTAAGTtcttttatttatctttgttttacacacaaacaccaACTTGAAATTAAGTTACCAAAACAGATTatgatactaaatattttttaaatctcattgggtgatgtttatataaatctatgtttatttcacttttatacCATTGTATTTTATCACATTACATGTATTTGGCATATGCTTTCCCAGTTTATGTTTCATAATGTTTGTACttttatgcaatacaaaacACAGGTATACACTCATCAAAATGCCAGTCAAATCAAGTTCTGAATGAAAAAGTAGctttttgtttcatttcagACTGGAAAGTCCTTCCACcacaaaagttaaaaatatgttttttttttattcttttgctTTATTCAATGTTTAAAATCAGACAAAAGGGTGAAAAATTGTGAGTGTCGTTTACTTAATCCGTGTCTCATGTGACGATCCTGTAATATATAATCTCCTCTGTACCATTCGTTTTCTGAAAGATAACGAAACATGTGAGAAATTCCTGTTTTGAGATTTcatataaaacactgttgtaaACTGTCCATTGGGACAGTTTTGCTTGCACTTAAGATTATAATATGTTCAAACAGATCAGTggaaaatgcccagatggaggTTTCTGGTTTTCTGTTTACTACATTAATAAAAGGTTACTTTCAACTGATATTTACAGTATTACCTTCGGTTAATTTTGTCTGCAAAACACAGTATCAGCATAATGTATCTCTGTTTCCACTGCACGATCACATGGTTCAAAACCTTtaagcaaacaaacaataatttatataaatcaTAAGAGAAATAGAAACATCATTTCTGTTTGCTAAAGTAGATGGAGTTGACGCTTGCCTTCTTCAGATTCTCTTTTGTACTTCCAGTACTGTATGAACATCACAACTGCAAGTACAATCGGAAGAATTGCCAGAGAAATAACTGCTGCAAGCATCACCTTCCGTAAATgttctaataaaaaaaaattcatattttaaattGGCTTGAAAGTGTTTTCAAAGACCCTGGACAATAGACATGGATGAATGATAACATATTCTGTCAAACGTAACTTTAAAAATGCAGACTGcataaaaaacatcaaatttcccctaaaaatatactaaaaaatgaacctaagtttacattttttagtaaatgacATTGACTTGCATACCCTCTGAACATGGCTGACAGAGATGAgtgatgttgagatgttgagtttggtttgtGATGGTATTGTTCACCACACAGCTGTATGTGTTGTTATCCTGATATTTAACTTCCAgagagagtctgatgttgagatcagacacactgatgctggacaataaactgtttcctttgtaccaggacagactcacatctctcacattcaacactgaacacaacaacacacattttgagcttgatgatgatgatgaagaacaTTGTGAAGAGTCTCTGATGATGACAGGAATGGGCAGATGCCCTGAAAAACATTAACATGTAACATGTACAGTCTACCCTTTCCAAAATAAATTGTGCTAAATGAGCCACTCATATGAAACATGTGAACCTGCTGACAGTTAATGAAAATGATATAGGCTAATATAAactcaccatagacagtaaCACCGAATCGCTTCTCTGAATTTCCTCTGTAACTGCGGATCTGTAGTTTATAAAGTCCAGAGTGCTCAGTTTTGATGTTTCGGATAGTGAGATATCCAGTTTGATTGTTCAGTAATAGTCTATGGTCTCCAAATGTCTTGTTACTATCAAACATATCAATGCTTTGCTTATACAATTCAGCTATACGAGTCTCTTGAGGTCCAAACATCCACAGTATGTGATCACGACTCTGTATTTGAGTAATATtagtgtgtagagtaacagaatctccctccatcactgatactgacttcacttcatctcCATCAACAACAAACACACCTAAAAAGCAAACAATAAGTTACCCTGAGGTTAcgaatttttattaaaataagatGTATTTATAAGACGACAACTAAGAGATTTAGTGCTTTAGGAAATCAACAATATAAAGATAGTCGAGTCTTTTATTAACATATTCCTCATAAAATCTAAACAGTAAAACGTTTTACATTCGTCACAATTAAATGTAAGGTAATACCAGACTAACACTTGACTGAAAGGACAAAATTGTcaatttcataaaaaacataaattaatcaAGGACAAAAGACGACACGAACTGACTTACCGTTtatgagaaaaaagaaaaaatataataaagatattttgtaaataatatTCCTCAACATTTTGACGAAAATATAAATACTCCAAAAACAGGGATATCtgaatatatttgttttttaaatgaataaaagacACAATTGATCCTGGTGTatttaataacacatttaagCGATTAATTTTAACTACAAacagggccgccttaacctaatgtgaggccctggggctgagaggttttgtaggccccccatACCCTCAATTTATagtctcatttttttttaagtgtaatatctaggtaatctacatcacaaaatgcattagtttctttcaagacaacagtgagttttccctctttgacccagaaaacaccataatattgttattaacatatcattgagcccacttgagcataaacacaagactttatttaacaaccacacacagcaacttgtggtgataataaaaccaaaatgtgtgaaagtatatatgtttataagctttatgttaATATAGTTCttggaatatacaaatttgcagaaaattcattgccactcactaaccaaatgctcaccacagttttaaaaatataataagttaaagttagttttaaagtgaaaatgcattaatgataacaaaagataagtctttatagacaaaatcttgttttttaaacagttatttattttgtaggatattaaagatatagtatgcattgtattaagtatttatgcatacataagcatgtaaaacgaACAAGTATGAATATGCGCACAAAACAcacagggaacatacctgtatataagatctttagataaggagattttaaatatgaatggtgctatcaggggatgatcatttgagatcGTCTtttcgctctttactttcttagacttgcacctttaccgttgcgtctctttctcgtctttctaaaccaacagatgtgtgtactgtgagactaacgtcgcgtcaaactacatcgctccagctgcgcacgcgtcactgatataaacgcgagtaaacttaaactttataacaactaacagcattatgtgcgggaactctTTTCTTTATTTGGCGGCACAGTTTCGTTGCGCACGTTtggagagacttctgcatgccagagactcTCAGCTGCACAAGCACAGAGAGAGCGAGCACGCGCGCGAAAGAGAGAGGGAGCGAGCGTGCACGCgggcgaaagagagagagacctgcacctcactggtgcttattatgaaatttcagaaattactctttcatttgttggtggattatttcctgtttctctgtcacactcagtctaacatgcAGAAATGCCAAGTTGACAACGCGCATTTAATTACATTATgcggaatagaaaaatctgaCTGTTAacttacgtctgacattttatctCACGGTAAGTTAccacggaccaatcagcagacATTTAACGTGAAATttgagtgattgacagaaaacctgacaagttacaaaacaaaatgacattttcagctcaTCATGAACGCGAACatgggaggcccttgaacttcggaggcccctgggcttcagcccaggtaagcccgtgcattaaggcggccttgacTACAAACAACAGCAAGAACTCAACTAATCGACATCTAAAAACTGTTTTTAATCTGCCGGACAAAGCTTGAATTAGCGCAGCACATGATTTAAATACTGCGAAGGTCCCGCCCTTAAAAAAGGGTGTAGCAGCTCcgtaaaaatgaaataaaatacaattaaataaaaaataaaatcatatattgAGATATATATGTGTAGGCCTATACAGTATTAGGCTATAATTAGCATAAATTATATATCTCTCTGTAGccaattttattattaattaaaatttGCAATATTTTGTTCTGATTTGTTTCTCTGATTTATTTctatattaataaaacactgtGATCTCCTTATATTGTTATTTTGCTATCATAGAAGTTTATCTGTAAACTTGTTACCTTAAACTTTATATAAAGTAGAAagattatataatataaaggtCAAACGACTGGAATGTTACACACCTGCACGTATCTTCACAGGTTGTACACCCACTATTTGTTACAGAATCTAAAGTTTCCTGACctacataaacacaaacaaacaaacaaagaaacaaacaaataaacaaacataaaagaCATTGTACACAAAGTGAGGTTCAACTATCACATGTAGGCTACACCAGCATTAAACAGTTTGCTTAATTTATTATCTTGTTTATTCCatcaatatatatttatatatatattattttgtgttatgCAGTGCTGTCCTCAGATCAGTCTGATTTGTACAGTCTAACCATAAATGTGGTTTTCAACTGATGTTGCCTGATGCCCTTTCCTCTTATTTTCCTCTGCGAGAAAAAGCAATGCTAACTGAAGCCCACGATTTGTCTTAACCATATGAGTTCATTGTGGTCTCTTTGAAATGCAAGCAAATAAGAAAGATGCACGAGAATGATGTGGAAAGTGTTTTAGTACTTGATGTTTGTATTAATggtcaaataaaacaaaaataaacaaagcagTTCTTGTTGTTACATACAGAAGCCTACATTATTATAAGAAAATGACAGCATAAAAAGTAATAGCCATAAACTTAAACCGGTCATGATGTCAAAAGTGACCACTTCCTGTTGAGATGCAAATCTTCTGCAGCACCTCAAGCACAAACCAAATGCAGTTTGCTTACTGTACATGATCCTTTATGTGTAAATTCTCATGGAAAGTGTATTAGAACTTGATGTTTGTATTTATGTGGTCAAGTAAACAAACTTTTAAagcttttaaagttttaaatgtatgttgtGACAGAAGTAACTCTTTTCTGGTACAAAAGCATCAGACTCTCTCTACCTCTGGAGGTCTAACATCAGTATACAGCTATATAGACTATAGATACAGCTAAAGAGCTTCATACCCTCATTGATTTATGGTCTTGTGGGCGTGGCTGCTGTATGTCCACTCATTTATTATGTCAGAtctaaaaaaagcaaaatttaaaaACCACTGAAAACCACATTGATGTCTTTTTCTCATATATACACTAGGTGGTGGTGATGGCTAACTTTTGTACTTTGTTTACAGTAATGCCATCTGGTGGTGATAAAGATCCTTTACAAAGCAGTTTTATGATGACGTTGCGACTGAGCCAATAAGTCCCTTTTCATAGTCAAGGATACATGTAAATAACGACATAAGgtataatataaaaacatactgtTATACAGTATGCAATGTGAACAGGCGGTCAAGTTAGGAGCACAAGTTAATTATCCAGAAAAAAAGTCTGAGGTAAAGAATAACAATAAGGTCTGCATTAATCTGCCTTATAccacgggcctgttgaatgcagtattt is a genomic window containing:
- the LOC129454266 gene encoding CD48 antigen, which translates into the protein MLSNTTLYRITSLCLLLVVNGVFGVDGDEVKSVSVTEGDSVTLHTNFTEIQQRDYIVWMFGPKEIRIAELYKQSIDMFHSNKIFENQRLLLDNQTGSVTIRNIRNEHSGLYKLQIRSDRGNSDKRFNVNVYAPLSIPVISSNSSNCSSSSSSSVSKYVLLCSVLNVRDVSLSWYKGNSLLSSISVSDLNIRLSLSLEVDYQDTNTYSCVVKNPIRNQTRHLNITHLCQPCPGSVYEDINVK